A genomic window from Bacillus rossius redtenbacheri isolate Brsri chromosome 7, Brsri_v3, whole genome shotgun sequence includes:
- the LOC134534437 gene encoding hemolymph lipopolysaccharide-binding protein-like — MVALRLACLLVALCSASGVFVDIAGFGSYELIENAVTWFEARAACNNESAHLAVIESSAEFDAIIARFKPNISANGEQIFTGFHSLYIKDEWVTLFDKPIITSGFSDWAYGNPVDGERCGGVCTNPEGLCSQNCTSKLYHLCKKKISS; from the exons ATGGTCGCTCTGCGTCTGGCGTGCCTCCTCGTGGCGCTGTGCTCGGCCAGCGGGGTGTTCGTCGACATCGCGGGCTTCGGCAGCTACGAGCTGATCGAGAATGCTGTGACGTGGTTCGAGGCCCGGGCCGCCTGCAACAATGAGTCCGCGCATCTGGCCGTCATCGAGTCCTCGGCCGAGTTCGACGCCATCATCGCCAGATTCAAGCCGAACATATCCGCCAATGGGGAGCAGATATTCACCGGCTTCCACTCGCTATACATCAAAGATGAATGGGTGACACTGTTTG ACAAGCCTATTATAACATCTGGATTTTCCGACTGGGCCTATGGGAACCCAGTTGATGGAGAACGGTGTGGAGGAGTGTGCACCAACCCTGAGGGACTATGCTCACAAAACTGCACCTCTAAGCTCTACCACCTGTGTAAAAAGAAGATTTCTTCCTAG